GACGTCGGCCGAGACCGACGCGTAGATGTCGAACGCCTTCCCCATGGACGAGGTCGACGAGAACGGCGCCTCGGGGATGCGGCCCGTGTAGTTCGGCCCACCGAGCGCGGCGGCGTTCGCCGCGTTCGTCACGAGCCCTTGGTTCTGCGTGGACGCGCCGCGGCTCTTCAGCAGGTTGCCCATGCCGCGGAGGGTCAGCTTGCCGCACGCGTGCATCCGCGCGGAGGCGACGGCGCCGCCCGCGGCCGCTGTCTCGAGGGCGCGCTGCCCCGGATCGGGCTGGGGGCCATCGACCACACCCGCGGGGTCGTTCACGTGGTTGAACGTGCCCTCTTCACCGCCAGCGGCGGTGCGGTTCGGGTCGTTCGCGTAGCCGGCGCCGGCGCCGGGGTTCAGCTGGTCGCCGGCCTCGCCGCAGCCCGCGAGCGCGAGCGCCGCGAGGACCGTGGTCACGGAGGCAAAGGTGAGTGCGTTTGGCTTCATGGCTGGACTCCTTCCCTTCACCACATCGTGAAATCGTCGCTCTTGAAGACGCGACCGAGGGTGTCTTTGAACTTGAAGTTGCCGGCCTTGAAGGCCGCCACCTCGTTCTTGGTGACGACCGCGGGGACGGTCGCGAGATCGCCAACCACGTCGCCGCGAGAGAAGGCGTAGTTCCACGCGCGGGTCACCGCGCAGGCCGCGACGTCGGGGTCCTTCGCCATCTCGGCCGCGAAGCCCGCGATGTCGGTGACGGGCTTGCCGAACCGCCAGCCGAACGTCTGCTGGCCGTCGGGCAGCCAGTCCTTCAGGCGCGCACGTGGGTTGCCGGCCACCGGGACGGTGACCTGGATGTCGGTCATGTAGGCGCCGTTCCCGTCGAAGTTCCCGAACAGCGGCGCCTGGTGGTTGATGGTGCCGTGGCAGTTCGCGCAGTTGACCGCCGAGGTGTCCTTGAAGTTCACGCGGATGTCGGGGTCGCCGGTGCCGCCCGTGACGCTGTCGAAGGGCCAGGTGTTCGTGTACACGGTGAGCCCCATCGGCACCGGCTTGTCGCTGAACTCGGTGGGGAACTTCGCGCAGACGAAGGTCTCCTGGACGAAGCGCACGCGGCGGAAGGCCATCGGCGCGAAGTATTGCGCCATGAGCCCGCGGTCGGTGAGCAGGCCCGCGGTCTGGAGGGTGCCGTTCGCTGCGCAGTCGGCCGCGTTGAGCTTGCTCTGCGCGGCGTCGAACGTGGGGCAAGTGCCGGTCTTCGCGGTGAAGAGGTCCGTGAAGGGGCGCCCCTCGACCGTCACCAGGGCGGCGAAGTTCGCCGCGAAGTCCTTGTTGGGCTGGTTCTGGCCAATGTTGCCGACCTGCGCGGTGCGGAGCGTGTCGCGCCAAAAGTCGATCATCTTCAGGGTGAAGCGCGGATCGCCGAGCAGGCGATCGACGTGCGCCTCGTAGACCTTCTTCTGCTCGGCCTCGCTCGGCGCCGAAGCGATGGAGTTTATCTCCGCGAGGGTCGGCACCTCGCCCACGAGCTTCAGGCTCGCGGCGCGGAGCGACTCGCCGTAGTCGCGCTTGCGCTGCTCGAGCTGCACGGGCGGCCCCTCCTCCGGGGAGGCCCCGGGGCCCGTGCCCCCACCCGGCACGCCGCCCGGCCCGGGGGTGAAGGGATCGCCGGGGTCGAGCGTCGTCTCCGAGCCGAGCTGGTTCGGATCGCCTTCGCTCGAGCAGCCGCCGAGGACGGCCACCATGCCGAACCCTGCGAGCGTCCACGCGGTGAGAGTTCGCCTGCGCATGTGCTTCCCTTTCTCCATGATCGAAGTCACTTCTTTGCAAAGACCGGGCCACGCGGACGCGCGCGACCTAGAGCGGCAGGCTCAGAAGAAGATGGCCTTGTTGTTCACGAAGAGGTCGATGAACCCCTGCGTGTTCCCGACCTTGCCGCCGGTGTGCGCGACGCCCGCGGTCGCGGCCTTCTGCAGCAAGACGCTCGTCGGCAGGTTGCCCTCGTTCAGCTTGCCCAGCACCGAGTCGCACATCGCCTGGTTGTCGTTGCCGTTGAGCGAGAGCCCAGCCAACCCGGCGCCATGGCAGCTCGCGCAGTTGGAGCCCCCGCCCACCCCCTGCCCTCGCAACGCCGGGAGGATCGTGTTCCCGAACGCATTGGGATCCTTGCACTTTTTAATCTGCGGGGGCGTCTGGTAGGTGCCCTTCTCGAGCTTCACGGCGTCGAACCGGAGCTTGTCGGCCGCGATATCGAAGGGCGCCCATCCCTCTCCGGAGAAGAAAACGGCCCCCGGCCCGAGGAGGGCCTCGGTGCCCTGCTGCACGGTCTGATCGAGGTTCGAGAAGCTCGCGTCGATGAGCTCGGGAGCCGTCGGATCGGGCTTGGCGAGCACCCGCACGAAGCGCGGGGCGTTCACGTGGACGTCGGTGCCGGCAGGCGCCACGAGCTTGAGGTTCTTCAGCGAGAGGATGCCGCCGATGAGGCTCGCGTCGAACTTGAGCTTCACGCCGGTGAGCCCGCCCTGCGCCGCCTTCGTGAGATCGATCTCGTTCGGGCCGGTCTTCACGACGAAAGGGTCGGTCCCGGGGAGCTTCGCCGCGGTGATCGCGACGGCCTCGGACTCGAGCCACTTGCGGGTCTTTTCTTCGAGC
This genomic window from Myxococcales bacterium contains:
- a CDS encoding DUF1549 domain-containing protein, which produces MRRRTLTAWTLAGFGMVAVLGGCSSEGDPNQLGSETTLDPGDPFTPGPGGVPGGGTGPGASPEEGPPVQLEQRKRDYGESLRAASLKLVGEVPTLAEINSIASAPSEAEQKKVYEAHVDRLLGDPRFTLKMIDFWRDTLRTAQVGNIGQNQPNKDFAANFAALVTVEGRPFTDLFTAKTGTCPTFDAAQSKLNAADCAANGTLQTAGLLTDRGLMAQYFAPMAFRRVRFVQETFVCAKFPTEFSDKPVPMGLTVYTNTWPFDSVTGGTGDPDIRVNFKDTSAVNCANCHGTINHQAPLFGNFDGNGAYMTDIQVTVPVAGNPRARLKDWLPDGQQTFGWRFGKPVTDIAGFAAEMAKDPDVAACAVTRAWNYAFSRGDVVGDLATVPAVVTKNEVAAFKAGNFKFKDTLGRVFKSDDFTMW
- a CDS encoding cytochrome c, which gives rise to MNRSSLSIRTALVAPLAPLALLAWLALAAGALAACADDTPVFPPGGRTPVAGDGGGVAPPGSPGDIQAKQAYAEKLYREIEPALKNACGKQCHELGQFNPEPAKFLEGPDSYVSIRKFPGIVVRDAFQSSLLTHGAHAGPSISATPELEEKTRKWLESEAVAITAAKLPGTDPFVVKTGPNEIDLTKAAQGGLTGVKLKFDASLIGGILSLKNLKLVAPAGTDVHVNAPRFVRVLAKPDPTAPELIDASFSNLDQTVQQGTEALLGPGAVFFSGEGWAPFDIAADKLRFDAVKLEKGTYQTPPQIKKCKDPNAFGNTILPALRGQGVGGGSNCASCHGAGLAGLSLNGNDNQAMCDSVLGKLNEGNLPTSVLLQKAATAGVAHTGGKVGNTQGFIDLFVNNKAIFF